Proteins encoded together in one Salvelinus fontinalis isolate EN_2023a chromosome 6, ASM2944872v1, whole genome shotgun sequence window:
- the LOC129857929 gene encoding nucleolar protein dao-5-like isoform X3: MSPKKKHGSSHQLTHLIYRHLKENGFQKAAEELRKHVKGREPEAFSTSLLDIYNKWFGDASKSTKTGTEPDSSELKNNRQADPESSTESSSSATEEATPVQASQTPKPQGSAKASPTKAKTAVQTTLGGKGTDSSEDSESEEPPPQTSPATPKAYHVPAAKIKAQSEVTPSTLTKAKLTTSTPKSGASSNTTDTSSDRKEATTVKTPVTPTSKPTAKTKAIPTRAVIVATPSKAKATTATPTSTASDSSSCSSESSDSDEESPAVKTPTTPKATPAKPVTPISRTSSTAKPTTKSKTTAPETSSDTCDSSSESEEEGPTAKTQTAPVKQQTATPTAKMKATPVKPVVAATPNKTSASKESSDSIDSSSDSEEDSPATETATTPAKPAKNATPARAASVAAVTAKTTTTESSSDSSGSSDSEEQSPAVTTAAMPKATTGKQTKATSTARTKAPPSTPLKPVVAATLSKTPASKESSDSIDSSSDSEEEGPAPTTAATPKATPVAHQKTTSTVKTKAPPRTRVKPVVAATPSKTPASKESSDSIDSSSDSEEEGPAPKTAMTPAPPAKAATVATPSKPKATATLTAKTTKPESSSDSSDSSDSNEESPATTTAATPKATPVAHQKTTSTVKTKAPPRTRVKPVVAATPSKTPASKESSDSIDSSSDSEEDSPATGTATTPAKPAKNATPARAASVAAVTAKTTTAESSSDSSGSSDSEEQSPAVTTAAMPKATTGKQTKATSTARTKAPPSTPLKPVVAATLSKTPASKESSDSIDSSSDSEEEGPAPTTAATPKATPVAHQKTTSTVKTKAPPRTRVKPVVAATPSKTPASKESSDSIDSSSDSEEDSPATTTTSKPQTTPVTQAKLKAMSKGKTKATPAKPVVAATPSEAQATSTVTPTRTAPESSNDSSDSPSDVPDEAPAKHAEVQLKTPASAKKTQSGRKGNRPASKDLLLLLSNLTSPAAKAIEKKSGRSGDSSVEETPAVTATPAVAPATNKGKRVAAKDKKATSSKKAQASAPSAKRKRGEDKPGDTSVRGKKKKTSPETLMAALPLTVLGPPPTGGDDSGSDTDLDVEKCKRLALELSDTNIAKMDAITPPALTSPAAAAKKTRAPKKPRANAASKTPKLKAGAAVEKSSAAEKVKTTAEKGDGNGKTKTTAKASKTKSSQAKKAAPPTPSVKTSPTPSPEGQAEINNNTADLTTVADKQPPTMPATPTPNGKPSAKRMRNRQNKNNNIKADDNSPQPQKKKRETGEEKTDEKKNETVEEKEKKENGAKKEKGTKKKQEEIRKENEIRMELEKDKKKQKTNENSVDKEPPPPSTTVTPDPPTEKKKMKKLKLSETAVPEMPVTPAQDSIPVQHPPAPTESPPKKKKKSSKSK; this comes from the exons ATGTCTCCAAAGAAGAAGCATGGGTCAAGTCATCAATTGACCCATTTGATCTACCGACATTTGAAGGAAAACGGCTTCCAGAAAGCTGCAGAAGAACTCAGAAAGCATGTGAAG GGCAGAGAACCAGAAGCCTTTTCAACTTCACTACTGGACATCTACAATAAATGGTTTGGAGA TGCTTCCAAGAGTACAAAGACGGGAACAGAACCGGATTCTTCTGAGTTAAAAAATAACCGCCAAGCAGACCCTGAAAGTAGCACAGAGAGCTCGAGTTCAGCAACGGAAGAAGCAACACCTGTTCAAG CCTCCCAGACCCCAAAGCCTCAGGGCTCAGCTAAGGCCAGCCCAACTAAGGCCAAGACTGCAGTGCAGACGACTCttggagggaaggggacagacaGCTCAGAGGACTCTGAGAGTGAGGAGCCACCGCCACAA ACAAGCCCTGCAACGCCCAAAGCCTATCATGTTCCAGCTGCAAAAATCAAGGCCCAGTCAGAGGTCACGCCATCGACCCTAACCAAGGCCAAGTTAACCACTTCCACGCCTAAATCTGGGGCCTCCAGCAATACCACTGATACGTCTTCAGACAGGAAAGAGGCAACAACAGTG AAAACACCAGTGACGCCAACCAGTAAACCAACAGCCAAGACGAAAGCTATTCCAACTAGAGCAGTGATTGTTGCTACTCCAAGCAAGGCCAAGGCAACAACTGCCACACCTACATCTACAGCATCCGACTCATCCAGTTGCAGTAGTGAGTCGTCAGATAGCGATGAGGAGAGTCCAGCGGTG AAAACACCCACAACGCCAAAAGCAACACCTGCAAAACCAGTAACGCCAATTAGTAGAACATCATCAACGGCCAAGCCAACAACCAAATCGAAGACTACAGCGCCAGAGACTTCCAGTGACACCTGTGATTCATCGTCAGAAAGTGAAGAGGAAGGTCCAACAGCG AAAACACAGACAGCGCCAGTGAAGCAACAGACAGCAACACCAACAGCCAAGATGAAAGCCACCCCAGTTAAACCAGTGGTTGCTGCTACCCCAAACAAGACCTCAGCTAGTAAGGAGTCCAGTGACAGCATTGATTCATCATCAGACAGCGAAGAGGACAGTCCAGCAACG GAAACAGCCACAACACCGGCGAAACCCGCTAAAAATGCTACCCCGGCTAGAGCTGCGTCTGTTGCCGCTGTCACAGCCAAGACTACAACAACAGAGTCATCTAGTGACAGCAGTGGATCGTCAGACAGTGAAGAGCAAAGTCCCGCGGTG ACAACAGCTGCAATGCCGAAAGCTACAACGGGGAAGCAAACAAAAGCAACATCAACAGCCAGGACGAAAGCCCCTCCGAGTACCCCACTTAAACCAGTGGTTGCTGCCACTCTAAGCAAAACCCCAGCTAGTAAGGAGTCCAGTGACAGCATTGATTCGTCATCAGACAGTGAAGAAGAGGGTCCGGCACCG ACAACAGCTGCCACGCCGAAAGCTACACCAGTGGCGCATCAGAAAACAACATCAACAGTCAAGACGAAAGCCCCTCCGAGAACTCGAGTTAAACCAGTGGTTGCTGCCACTCCAAGCAAGACCCCAGCTAGTAAGGAGTCCAGTGACAGCATTGATTCATCATCAGACAGTGAAGAAGAGGGTCCGGCACCG AAAACAGCCATGACACCAGCCCCTCCTGCTAAAGCGGCGACTGTTGCCACTCCAAGCAAGCCTAAGGCAACAGCCACTCTCACAGCCAAGACTACAAAACCAGAGTCATCTAGTGACAGCAGTGATTCATCAGACAGCAACGAGGAGAGTCCAGCAACA ACAACAGCTGCCACGCCGAAAGCTACACCAGTGGCGCATCAGAAAACAACATCAACAGTCAAGACGAAAGCCCCTCCGAGAACTCGAGTTAAACCAGTGGTTGCTGCCACTCCAAGCAAGACCCCAGCTAGTAAGGAGTCCAGTGACAGCATTGATTCATCATCAGACAGCGAAGAGGACAGTCCAGCAACG GGAACAGCCACAACACCGGCGAAACCCGCTAAAAATGCTACCCCGGCTAGAGCTGCGTCTGTTGCCGCTGTCACAGCCAAGACTACAACAGCAGAGTCATCTAGTGACAGCAGTGGATCGTCAGACAGTGAAGAGCAAAGTCCCGCGGTG ACAACAGCTGCAATGCCGAAAGCTACAACGGGGAAGCAAACAAAAGCAACATCAACAGCCAGGACGAAAGCCCCTCCGAGTACCCCACTTAAACCAGTGGTTGCTGCCACTCTAAGCAAAACCCCAGCTAGTAAGGAGTCCAGTGACAGCATTGATTCATCATCAGACAGTGAAGAAGAGGGTCCGGCACCG ACAACAGCTGCCACGCCGAAAGCTACACCAGTGGCGCATCAGAAAACAACATCAACAGTCAAGACGAAAGCCCCTCCGAGAACTCGAGTTAAACCAGTGGTTGCTGCCACTCCAAGCAAGACCCCAGCTAGTAAGGAGTCCAGTGACAGCATTGATTCATCATCAGACAGCGAAGAGGACAGTCCAGCAACG ACGACAACCTCAAAACCACAAACGACACCAGTGACACAAGCCAAACTGAAAGCAATGTCAAAAGGCAAGACGAAAGCCACTCCAGCTAAGCCAGTGGTTGCTGCTACCCCAAGCGAGGCCCAGGCAACATCCACTGTCACACCTACAAGGACAGCGCCAGAGTCGTCCAATGACAGCAGTGACTCACCATCAGACGTCCCAGATGAAGCCCCAGCAAAGCATGCTGAGGTTCAACTTAAAACCCCTGCTTCGGCTAAGAAGACCCAGAGTGGGAGAAAGGGAAATAGACCTGCTTCTAAGGACCTACTCCTACTGCTGAGCAATCTTACT TCACCCGCAGCTAAAGCCATTGAGAAGAAGAGCGGCCGTAGTGGAGACTCCTCAGTTGAGGAAACTCCAGCTGTTACAGCAACACCTGCTG TTGCTCCAGCCACAAATAAAGGAAAGAGGGTGGCTGCAAAAGACAAGAAAGCAACCTCGTCGAAAAAAGCACAA GCCTCAGCTCCATCAGCCAAGAGGAAAAGAGGTGAAGACAAACCAGGGGACACGTCCGTTAGGGGCAAAAAGAAGAAGACCTCCCCTGAGACTCTCATGGCTGCCCTGCCTCTGACCGTTCTTGGTCCTCCTCCTACAGGGGGAGACGACTCTGGCTCGGACACAGATCTGGATGTGGAGAAGTGTAAGAGACTGGCACTGGAACtatcag ACACAAACATCGCCAAAATGGACGCCATCACTCCACCTGCTCTCACCTCACCAGCCGCAGCAGCGAAGAAAACAAGAGCACCGAAGAAGCCCAGGGCTAACGCTGCATCGAAGACACCTAAACTCAAGGCTGGCGCTGCAGTGGAAAAGTCTAGTGCTGCTGAAAAGGTCAAGACTACAGCTGAAAAGGGAGATGGGAATGGGAAGACCAAGACAACTGCAAAAGCTAGTAAAACCAAGTCCAGTCAGGCTAAGAAGGCAGCCCCTCCCACCCCATCAGTTAAAACATCTCCCACCCCATCCCCTGAAGGCCAAGCAGAGATCAACAATAATACTGCCGACCTTACGACCGTGGCAGACAAACAGCCACCCACCATGCCTGCTACCCCAACGCCTAATGGAAAACCGTCAGCCAAGAGGATGAGGAATAGGCAAAATAAGAACAATAATATTAAAGCAGATGACAATTCACCACAACCCCAAAAGAAGAAAAGGGAAACTGGCGAAGAGAAGACTGATGAAAAGAAAAATGAGACTGTAGAAGAGAAGGAAAAGAAGGAGAATGGTGCAAAAAAGGAGAAGGGAACGaagaagaaacaggaggagatAAGAAAGGAGAATGAGATTAGGATGGAACTGGAAAAGGATAAGAAGAAGCAGAAAACGAATGAGAACTCTGTTGACAAGGAACCACCACCTCCATCCACCACAGTAACACCTGATCCTCCAACAGAGAAGAAAA AGATGAAAAAGCTGAAACTCTCAGAGACTGCAGTGCCTGAGATGCCAGTCACACCTGCCCAAGACTCCATCCCTGTACAGCACCCTCCAGCACCCACAGAATCCCCACCTAAAAAG AAAAAGAAATCATCTAAGAGTAAGTAA
- the LOC129857929 gene encoding nucleolar protein dao-5-like isoform X2 — translation MSPKKKHGSSHQLTHLIYRHLKENGFQKAAEELRKHVKGREPEAFSTSLLDIYNKWFGDASKSTKTGTEPDSSELKNNRQADPESSTESSSSATEEATPVQASQTPKPQGSAKASPTKAKTAVQTTLGGKGTDSSEDSESEEPPPQTSPATPKAYHVPAAKIKAQSEVTPSTLTKAKLTTSTPKSGASSNTTDTSSDRKEATTVKTPVTPTSKPTAKTKAIPTRAVIVATPSKAKATTATPTSTASDSSSCSSESSDSDEESPAVKTPTTPKATPAKPVTPISRTSSTAKPTTKSKTTAPETSSDTCDSSSESEEEGPTAKTQTAPVKQQTATPTAKMKATPVKPVVAATPNKTSASKESSDSIDSSSDSEEDSPATETATTPAKPAKNATPARAASVAAVTAKTTTTESSSDSSGSSDSEEQSPAVTTAAMPKATTGKQTKATSTARTKAPPSTPLKPVVAATLSKTPASKESSDSIDSSSDSEEEGPAPKTAMTPAPPAKAATVATPSKPKATATLTAKTTKPESSSDSSDSSDSNEESPATTTAATPKATPVAHQKTTSTVKTKAPPRTRVKPVVAATPSKTPASKESSDSIDSSSDSEEEGPAPTTAATPKATPVAHQKTTSTVKTKAPPRTRVKPVVAATPSKTPASKESSDSIDSSSDSEEDSPATGTATTPAKPAKNATPARAASVAAVTAKTTTAESSSDSSGSSDSEEQSPAVTTAAMPKATTGKQTKATSTARTKAPPSTPLKPVVAATLSKTPASKESSDSIDSSSDSEEEGPAPTTAATPKATPVAHQKTTSTVKTKAPPRTRVKPVVAATPSKTPASKESSDSIDSSSDSEEDSPATTTTSKPQTTPVTQAKLKAMSKGKTKATPAKPVVAATPSEAQATSTVTPTRTAPESSNDSSDSPSDVPDEAPAKHAEVQLKTPASAKKTQSGRKGNRPASKDLLLLLSNLTSPAAKAIEKKSGRSGDSSVEETPAVTATPAVAPATNKGKRVAAKDKKATSSKKAQASAPSAKRKRGEDKPGDTSVRGKKKKTSPETLMAALPLTVLGPPPTGGDDSGSDTDLDVEKCKRLALELSDTNIAKMDAITPPALTSPAAAAKKTRAPKKPRANAASKTPKLKAGAAVEKSSAAEKVKTTAEKGDGNGKTKTTAKASKTKSSQAKKAAPPTPSVKTSPTPSPEGQAEINNNTADLTTVADKQPPTMPATPTPNGKPSAKRMRNRQNKNNNIKADDNSPQPQKKKRETGEEKTDEKKNETVEEKEKKENGAKKEKGTKKKQEEIRKENEIRMELEKDKKKQKTNENSVDKEPPPPSTTVTPDPPTEKKKMKKLKLSETAVPEMPVTPAQDSIPVQHPPAPTESPPKKKKKSSKSK, via the exons ATGTCTCCAAAGAAGAAGCATGGGTCAAGTCATCAATTGACCCATTTGATCTACCGACATTTGAAGGAAAACGGCTTCCAGAAAGCTGCAGAAGAACTCAGAAAGCATGTGAAG GGCAGAGAACCAGAAGCCTTTTCAACTTCACTACTGGACATCTACAATAAATGGTTTGGAGA TGCTTCCAAGAGTACAAAGACGGGAACAGAACCGGATTCTTCTGAGTTAAAAAATAACCGCCAAGCAGACCCTGAAAGTAGCACAGAGAGCTCGAGTTCAGCAACGGAAGAAGCAACACCTGTTCAAG CCTCCCAGACCCCAAAGCCTCAGGGCTCAGCTAAGGCCAGCCCAACTAAGGCCAAGACTGCAGTGCAGACGACTCttggagggaaggggacagacaGCTCAGAGGACTCTGAGAGTGAGGAGCCACCGCCACAA ACAAGCCCTGCAACGCCCAAAGCCTATCATGTTCCAGCTGCAAAAATCAAGGCCCAGTCAGAGGTCACGCCATCGACCCTAACCAAGGCCAAGTTAACCACTTCCACGCCTAAATCTGGGGCCTCCAGCAATACCACTGATACGTCTTCAGACAGGAAAGAGGCAACAACAGTG AAAACACCAGTGACGCCAACCAGTAAACCAACAGCCAAGACGAAAGCTATTCCAACTAGAGCAGTGATTGTTGCTACTCCAAGCAAGGCCAAGGCAACAACTGCCACACCTACATCTACAGCATCCGACTCATCCAGTTGCAGTAGTGAGTCGTCAGATAGCGATGAGGAGAGTCCAGCGGTG AAAACACCCACAACGCCAAAAGCAACACCTGCAAAACCAGTAACGCCAATTAGTAGAACATCATCAACGGCCAAGCCAACAACCAAATCGAAGACTACAGCGCCAGAGACTTCCAGTGACACCTGTGATTCATCGTCAGAAAGTGAAGAGGAAGGTCCAACAGCG AAAACACAGACAGCGCCAGTGAAGCAACAGACAGCAACACCAACAGCCAAGATGAAAGCCACCCCAGTTAAACCAGTGGTTGCTGCTACCCCAAACAAGACCTCAGCTAGTAAGGAGTCCAGTGACAGCATTGATTCATCATCAGACAGCGAAGAGGACAGTCCAGCAACG GAAACAGCCACAACACCGGCGAAACCCGCTAAAAATGCTACCCCGGCTAGAGCTGCGTCTGTTGCCGCTGTCACAGCCAAGACTACAACAACAGAGTCATCTAGTGACAGCAGTGGATCGTCAGACAGTGAAGAGCAAAGTCCCGCGGTG ACAACAGCTGCAATGCCGAAAGCTACAACGGGGAAGCAAACAAAAGCAACATCAACAGCCAGGACGAAAGCCCCTCCGAGTACCCCACTTAAACCAGTGGTTGCTGCCACTCTAAGCAAAACCCCAGCTAGTAAGGAGTCCAGTGACAGCATTGATTCGTCATCAGACAGTGAAGAAGAGGGTCCGGCACCG AAAACAGCCATGACACCAGCCCCTCCTGCTAAAGCGGCGACTGTTGCCACTCCAAGCAAGCCTAAGGCAACAGCCACTCTCACAGCCAAGACTACAAAACCAGAGTCATCTAGTGACAGCAGTGATTCATCAGACAGCAACGAGGAGAGTCCAGCAACA ACAACAGCTGCCACGCCGAAAGCTACACCAGTGGCGCATCAGAAAACAACATCAACAGTCAAGACGAAAGCCCCTCCGAGAACTCGAGTTAAACCAGTGGTTGCTGCCACTCCAAGCAAGACCCCAGCTAGTAAGGAGTCCAGTGACAGCATTGATTCATCATCAGACAGTGAAGAAGAGGGTCCGGCACCG ACAACAGCTGCCACGCCGAAAGCTACACCAGTGGCGCATCAGAAAACAACATCAACAGTCAAGACGAAAGCCCCTCCGAGAACTCGAGTTAAACCAGTGGTTGCTGCCACTCCAAGCAAGACCCCAGCTAGTAAGGAGTCCAGTGACAGCATTGATTCATCATCAGACAGCGAAGAGGACAGTCCAGCAACG GGAACAGCCACAACACCGGCGAAACCCGCTAAAAATGCTACCCCGGCTAGAGCTGCGTCTGTTGCCGCTGTCACAGCCAAGACTACAACAGCAGAGTCATCTAGTGACAGCAGTGGATCGTCAGACAGTGAAGAGCAAAGTCCCGCGGTG ACAACAGCTGCAATGCCGAAAGCTACAACGGGGAAGCAAACAAAAGCAACATCAACAGCCAGGACGAAAGCCCCTCCGAGTACCCCACTTAAACCAGTGGTTGCTGCCACTCTAAGCAAAACCCCAGCTAGTAAGGAGTCCAGTGACAGCATTGATTCATCATCAGACAGTGAAGAAGAGGGTCCGGCACCG ACAACAGCTGCCACGCCGAAAGCTACACCAGTGGCGCATCAGAAAACAACATCAACAGTCAAGACGAAAGCCCCTCCGAGAACTCGAGTTAAACCAGTGGTTGCTGCCACTCCAAGCAAGACCCCAGCTAGTAAGGAGTCCAGTGACAGCATTGATTCATCATCAGACAGCGAAGAGGACAGTCCAGCAACG ACGACAACCTCAAAACCACAAACGACACCAGTGACACAAGCCAAACTGAAAGCAATGTCAAAAGGCAAGACGAAAGCCACTCCAGCTAAGCCAGTGGTTGCTGCTACCCCAAGCGAGGCCCAGGCAACATCCACTGTCACACCTACAAGGACAGCGCCAGAGTCGTCCAATGACAGCAGTGACTCACCATCAGACGTCCCAGATGAAGCCCCAGCAAAGCATGCTGAGGTTCAACTTAAAACCCCTGCTTCGGCTAAGAAGACCCAGAGTGGGAGAAAGGGAAATAGACCTGCTTCTAAGGACCTACTCCTACTGCTGAGCAATCTTACT TCACCCGCAGCTAAAGCCATTGAGAAGAAGAGCGGCCGTAGTGGAGACTCCTCAGTTGAGGAAACTCCAGCTGTTACAGCAACACCTGCTG TTGCTCCAGCCACAAATAAAGGAAAGAGGGTGGCTGCAAAAGACAAGAAAGCAACCTCGTCGAAAAAAGCACAA GCCTCAGCTCCATCAGCCAAGAGGAAAAGAGGTGAAGACAAACCAGGGGACACGTCCGTTAGGGGCAAAAAGAAGAAGACCTCCCCTGAGACTCTCATGGCTGCCCTGCCTCTGACCGTTCTTGGTCCTCCTCCTACAGGGGGAGACGACTCTGGCTCGGACACAGATCTGGATGTGGAGAAGTGTAAGAGACTGGCACTGGAACtatcag ACACAAACATCGCCAAAATGGACGCCATCACTCCACCTGCTCTCACCTCACCAGCCGCAGCAGCGAAGAAAACAAGAGCACCGAAGAAGCCCAGGGCTAACGCTGCATCGAAGACACCTAAACTCAAGGCTGGCGCTGCAGTGGAAAAGTCTAGTGCTGCTGAAAAGGTCAAGACTACAGCTGAAAAGGGAGATGGGAATGGGAAGACCAAGACAACTGCAAAAGCTAGTAAAACCAAGTCCAGTCAGGCTAAGAAGGCAGCCCCTCCCACCCCATCAGTTAAAACATCTCCCACCCCATCCCCTGAAGGCCAAGCAGAGATCAACAATAATACTGCCGACCTTACGACCGTGGCAGACAAACAGCCACCCACCATGCCTGCTACCCCAACGCCTAATGGAAAACCGTCAGCCAAGAGGATGAGGAATAGGCAAAATAAGAACAATAATATTAAAGCAGATGACAATTCACCACAACCCCAAAAGAAGAAAAGGGAAACTGGCGAAGAGAAGACTGATGAAAAGAAAAATGAGACTGTAGAAGAGAAGGAAAAGAAGGAGAATGGTGCAAAAAAGGAGAAGGGAACGaagaagaaacaggaggagatAAGAAAGGAGAATGAGATTAGGATGGAACTGGAAAAGGATAAGAAGAAGCAGAAAACGAATGAGAACTCTGTTGACAAGGAACCACCACCTCCATCCACCACAGTAACACCTGATCCTCCAACAGAGAAGAAAA AGATGAAAAAGCTGAAACTCTCAGAGACTGCAGTGCCTGAGATGCCAGTCACACCTGCCCAAGACTCCATCCCTGTACAGCACCCTCCAGCACCCACAGAATCCCCACCTAAAAAG AAAAAGAAATCATCTAAGAGTAAGTAA